Genomic window (Sphaerodactylus townsendi isolate TG3544 linkage group LG12, MPM_Stown_v2.3, whole genome shotgun sequence):
ggctcacaacctATTCAAAAACATACAAAACCAATATAAATATAGATCAAGTAATTTCATTCTAGGTCAGATGGCACCGATATATGTATAATATAAGTTGGGTGTGGTAGGGGACAGGGAAGAAACCCGTAGCTGCCTTAACCGTTCTGTCTTACAGTCCCTGTTGAACTGTATCAAATCTTGCAGAGCCCCAATATCAATGCTTAgtttggctgctttggagagcacaGGTGTTCCTTTGGTATAAAGTTATAGGACTCAATCCTGAGTGGTAGgggcttccagatgttcatggacaacaattatagtccatgaacatctggagcgccataggttggccaccctgagccgcaggttgcagacccctgtactaggagGAACTCTTGGTATTAGTTTCTAGTTCTTTTAGCTAATGCTGATAGTTGCaagaggtgccttccttgcaGATAAAAGCtgttgtctctgctgaatgggcCTAAGAACCAGTGCCTGAATGAGTCCACCTGTGAGTACTCCAGCCCAATCTCttttgtaaacagaaaaccatggggaaatcccactgcaaagcaagcaGCCTCAAGGCAAGAAGTATCTAAAAGCCCACAGTGAAGAAGCAGCTGGTGGACATACAAGGATTATCGGGTAGAATCCTCATGCAGAAAGAGACACCATTTGCCACAATGATTGCTAATATTCTCATGGGTTGGTATCAAGAGACAGCGGTCGTTTGAGCTTACTCTTCCCTCCAATTTCAGATCCTAAAAGTTTGGTTCTCAACTGTTTTGGATTAGAACCAGGTGGTCAAGTTTAGGTTAGAACTCTAGTGGGTTAGTCTCCCAGATACCAGGAATCCAcctatcccatcagcccctaccagcatggtcaattgaccatgctggtaggggctgatgggaattgtagttcctgaacatctggagagccgcaggttccctacccctggcctaggccatGTTCTCTGCAGCCTAGACATTCATTGTCCTTTTGCTATCATTCAGGCCAGTTAACACGAGTGTTCTCCTTCGGGTTTGATCCTTGGTTATATACACTTTCCCCACTCTTTGGTAGTCACCCAGCCTTCAcaccagagaatccccacagtttccaaaagctttgaaagtgtgacttttcttctccctttgaaGGGAAAGCAGAGATCAGCAGGTGTTGAgcttttttcaagttttttcACTCCTCCCAGCCTTCcgccacccacaccacagcagttcctcccactcttcattCAGGTCACCATTTCAGAGGGATaagaaaggtttttttattttcacactaAAATGGACaatactgtttttattttcataGTGAAATTGACAATAAATTGACACGTGCTAGCAAACTAATCTTAAACCAAAGATGgcgggggaggaaaggggaaggcagcaggcaacctccccaaaggaAGATTGAACAGAAACAACGAGGAAGCAGTGGGTAGGCAAAATGGCggatcagctcagctagggacatttcacaggagaatccctgtgaaaacgaacaaaacaaaaaaaaccccacaggaaaACCCTACTGCAATACAAATGATGGTGCAgggtaagcagtgcatgcataaatggctacAGAGATCAGCCTTTTGTATGGTTTACACCCTTTGGAAATTCCGCAGCTTGCTCCCTTCTTGTTCCTCCTAAGTAGGGCAGAAGCCTTCTCAAAGTCATGCCAGGAATAATTTATTTCTCTCTGTTCATACACAGGCTTGGTGTAAGCAGCCAGAGACTGGCACAGGACTGGCACTGCAtccacattaaaaccaacccaTTTCCCTTGGCAATTTATATATGGGGCACCATCATAGAAGGCAGCAGGCAACGCAAGTTTGTTGAGGTCCCTCTGGAGTGGTAACTGCTGGTGTCAGTAGCCTTCATCTGCCCATGTGACCTCATAGTCCAGGTATTTGGCTTTCAGCTTCTCTGTGGCCACGGAGTGGTTGGCTCTGCCAAAGCCCTAAAAGATGTAATTATCATTATTAGCAATGCTTTCTATATAAAATGTCTACTGTTATTAACTTGAGGATATCCACGTATCTTTGGTAACTCTATCCACAACACTGAAACATGGTTAAGATGCCAGTGCTATTGAAATCCAAGTATATTTTGCTGACATAGGATCCCTTTAGCACTTATTTGCATTTCAGAGTACAGAATGTTATATCTTGCACACAAAAGATACCAGGTTAGATGTCCCATAACTGGTAGTTGATGTCAGGACAGACCTTTCCCCACCCAAGACAGCTTCTgctaatagaatcacagagttggaaggggctatacTGACCATGTAGTCTAAACCCCCTGttcaatgtaggatcagcctaaagcatccctgataaATGCTCCTCCAACCCGTGCTTGCAACCAGCTGCAAGACTGGCAGTGAGTCAGAACACACCACGCTGATGCAGGTGGACCAACTGGAACATTCATTACGCTTGGAACAAAACAAAGAGATCCAATTCAACTTTTGCATTCTGACCTTGTTTCCCTTCTGTGAGGAAAAATAAATTATGGCAGCTAACATATATATCAAATAAATCTGTGTTAACGCAGCCCATAACTTCGGGGAAACGTCTCTCCCTGTATCAGCCAAGTGCACTCAGGTGATTCCAGGCTGCTTCGTACATACTCATTGCAAGGGATTAAAAAGCAGGGGATTAGAAAGCAAGAGCAAGGCCTCCATTACAATGGCCACAAGGCTTTACAACAATCTGCCGTTAGGTTCAAGGAAAAACCTTGCTGTTCCATTGTGTTTAGGGGATCACTGTAAATGTTCAAAAAGTAGCCTACAGGATTTTAAATAAAACTTACCCAATAAGTGGTATCCGCTCCActaatctcagccccacccccagctctccCTCTGTGCAAAATTCATAGGAGTGCCTCCAAGCACCTCTTAAGGGCCTCCCCTTTTCCTCTGGGTTCCCCCTTACCACTGAGTAGCCATAAACATGGATCTTCTTGGCACCACTCTGGTGGGATATCCTGCCACCGCCCAAGCATTCACAATGGAAGCCCTGCTTCTCCAATTCCTCTTCCACTTTGTCATAAATATCAGCTAAGGAAACAGAAAGGGAACAAGCTGAGGATCATGCTACCAAAAGCCAcagtttgtgaggggggaagtgttgtgaggggggaagggcaaggagattgtaagcccctttgagtctcctataggagagaaagggggaatataaatccaaactctcttctcttctttagccCTCAGCTAATGCCCAGCttgaaaaaagaagggaaagtcTCTAGAAATACCAGCCAAGACCAAGtgcccattttttccaggtgagcaTCTACAGGTCTTCCTCACAGTGTCCAGTCCAACCATCCCATCTTCCCACGTGGCTTCCTGATTCGCTCCCCTCTCTTTGCTAAGGCATACAGAACTTCATATGTCAGATGACGGAAGCCCCGCCCACTTCTCCAGGGCTGAGATGGACCCGCCCTTTCCCACAGGATCCCGCCCCCTCGTCGCCGCTCACCGTGATACTCAGCCCAGGCGTGGCCGCGCACGATCTCCTTGCCTAGTCCCGCCCCTTTCGGCGTGACACGAATCAGCACGTACTTGAAGACGCCGTTCGAATCGATGTCCACATCGGAAACGCGGCTGAGGGAATCCTCGGCCATCGTGCCTGCAGCCGACTTGGAGCAGTGGGTGGGAATGGAAGCGAGCCGCACGGGCCGGATTGGTAGCCCAGCCGACCCCTCACAATCAAGGAGAGAAGCTCCGTGTGCGCTGCAGGACTGGCCAATCAGAACGAATATATTTATCCAGTAGATAAAACAAGTGGCCGGGCTCGCGAGCCAATAGAGATCCAGGACGCGGGCTCTCCGAAAACAGCCGAAGGAAACGGAAATGGCCGTCCTTCTCCGCCAAGAAGAGTTAATCGTCCAATCAGAAGGAGCACGGGTCTCTGAACGGTTGAGCCAGTCGGAACGATTCTCTTGCCCTTAACGGGGCGGGGACTCCCGCCTTTTGCTGACAAAACTTGCGGGGAGGGATTGATGAGAGATGTATGTAATTGAAttaaggagggggggaggggcatgttttaatatggattaatttattttggTTTATATCAATTCATATGATTGCATTTTGGTTTATATCAGCGTATATACAACAAAGACTTCTGAATATACCCGTTGAAACGGTTGGCAATAAACGGCAGATTGAGAGCCGGTGAGAGGAGCGGAGTTTGGAGCAGGCGGGAGATgtgaaacaagaaaataaaattgaagaactCAGCGAAGACTGGAGAAAAAGGGAGCGGTCGGTCAGGAACGGGCAGGAGGGACTGAGCTAGATGTGCAATGTTcgagtggaagggcactgctgacgtttgagggcatgtataacattggcaggagctgcgtggcgtagtggttaagtgcttgcactgccactcacggtCAGGAATTTGAGCCccatgtgggtcagatatcctggcagctggctcatggtcaactcagccatccatccattccttggtcagtaaaagAGTACTTAggtcatagctagggggtaaagaatagccgggagagcaatggcaaactaccccacaaaagaggcttgcctatgaaatcactgcttgcagtggtaccccagggtcggacacgactgaaggggaaactttaccttcttttactttttaacattggcaaatgaacaagtgaatgagtggatatgaggacaggtcttggtttgttgcaggctcTGGTTGGAGAcggtctttgggcaagaaaaggtttgcctctcATTGACTGTtgagaagagcatcattttccagcatgggtcgctggttgttaatgtgtgttcagccagtttgagctgagtgccgtattttaatgttctaagcttgttgtaacccacccagaggtgggggggggggggtgtgggggtttgAGCgggatataaaaccaataaataaaaataaataaattatagagagagggaaagaaaacagaCCAGATGTGATCTATAATTGCTAGCTTGGAGTCAACTCCTGGAGATTCCGGGTTGGTTGCTGAGGAGGTTGGAGAGATCAGTGGGATGAGATGCCAAACATCCTAGACCTCCGACGTTTCCATTTTCTCCGACTAAACTGATCATTATAGTCTGcagctcagttgtaattcttggagaataCCAGAATGCCTGAAGGCGGCCAAACCTActctgagcatatacagagttcTTCCCTTTTCTCAACATTTTACATTGCAGCATTCCTCCACTCCACTGCTTTCCTCTATTATAATTTCATCCAAGGAGTTCCCTCATCGCATCCTCTCAACACCTGCTATACTAAATGAATAGCACCTTAATGCTCATGTCTCTGAATATGCCTGCATATTGGAGAGTAGAAATGAGACACGTTCACCATATTTACTTTAATTTCTGGAGTGCTTGCAAAAGGAGGTGAACCCTGAGTGGTGAAAATACTTGCAAAGCTCACCAACAATACGTTAGGCACccctcaccaaaaaaaaattcaaaactaggattggtcgattctgcacagcaaatgtatagcagggttgcggtcatt
Coding sequences:
- the PHPT1 gene encoding 14 kDa phosphohistidine phosphatase isoform X1 gives rise to the protein MAEDSLSRVSDVDIDSNGVFKYVLIRVTPKGAGLGKEIVRGHAWAEYHADIYDKVEEELEKQGFHCECLGGGRISHQSGAKKIHVYGYSVGFGRANHSVATEKLKAKYLDYEVTWADEGY
- the PHPT1 gene encoding 14 kDa phosphohistidine phosphatase isoform X2 produces the protein MVGLDTVRKTCRCSPGKNGHLVLAADIYDKVEEELEKQGFHCECLGGGRISHQSGAKKIHVYGYSVGFGRANHSVATEKLKAKYLDYEVTWADEGY